From the genome of Carassius auratus strain Wakin chromosome 26, ASM336829v1, whole genome shotgun sequence, one region includes:
- the LOC113044686 gene encoding lysosome-associated membrane glycoprotein 1-like — translation MTVKRSSAAGVCWTLLMGCVFAAHAVTFEVTDGNSTCIKADLNISFSITYNTTNGTSAARFVLPSTAAVGEGSSCGGAGVPPELLVSFSTGHTLTLLFSRDTHLYRVSNISLQYNLSDTSTFPQSSSRGLLTAVRNVTEIWARLNSTYRCVSPSSFSLSPEVNLTFSDVHMEAYMSGANLSTDESVCSADQTVTTAAPTQSPRTTSAPSPTPLPAPLQGNYTLTDHNGTACLLALMGLQLNITHRSRALNQMVSEVVNLQPNRTTASGSCGVTVATLVLTEDLTNLTFTFTLNSTTQKYSLSAVNVSALWPDMTDRFEEGNVSLNFLQCSVGRSYMCSAEQTLSIVPSFSINTFRLQLQPFNVTAGRFSAVEECRVDQENMLIPIIVGVALAGLVLIVLIAYLIGRKRTHAGYQTI, via the exons ATGACGGTGAAACGGAGCTCCGCTGCAGGTGTCTGCTGGACCCTACTGATGG GGTGTGTGTTTGCAGCTCACGCGGTGACGTTTGAGGTGACGGATGGAAACTCCACCTGCATTAAAGCAGATCTCAACATCAGCTTCAGCATCACCTACAACACCACTAATGGAAcg AGCGCGGCGAGGTTTGTGCTGCCGTCCACAGCAGCGGTGGGTGAAGGTAGTTCCTGCGGCGGAGCTGGTGTTCCTCCAGAGCTGCTGGTGTCCTTCAGCACGggtcacactctcacactcctgTTCTCCAGAGACACACACCTCTACCGTGTGTCCAACATCAGCCTGCAGTACAACCTGAGCGACACCAGCACCTTCCCACAGTCCTCCAGCcgcg GGCTCCTGACGGCGGTGAGGAACGTGACGGAGATCTGGGCGAGGTTGAACAGCACCTACAGGTGTGTGAGCCCCAGCAGCTTCAGTCTGAGCCCCGAGGTCAACCTCACCTTCTCTGATGTGCACATGGAGGCTTACATGAGCGGAGCAAACCTCAGCACGGACG AGAGCGTTTGCAGCGCTGATCAGACGGTTACGACCGCTGCCCCGACTCAGTCGCCCAGAACCACGTCCGCCCCGTCTCCCACCCCGCTGCCCGCTCCGCTGCAAGGGAACTACACCCTCACTGACCACAACGGCACCGCCTGCCTGCTGGCACTGATGGGGTTACAGCTCAACATCACACACCGCTCCAGAGCACTGAACCag ATGGTCAGCGAGGTCGTGAACCTGCAGCCCAACAGAACCACAGCCTCGGGGTCGTGTGGGGTCACGGTCGCCACGCTGGTGCTGACGGAGGATCTCACCAACCTCACCTTTACCTTCAcactg AACTCCACTACACAGAAGTATTCCCTGAGCGCTGTGAACGTCTCTGCTCTCTGGCCTGACATGACAG ACCGCTTCGAGGAGGGAAACGTCTCTCTGAACTTCCTGCAGTGCAGCGTGGGCCGCTCGTACATGTGCAGCGCTGAGCAGACGCTCTCGATCGTGCCCAGCTTCTCCATAAACACCTTCAGACTCCAGCTGCAGCCCTTCAACGTCACGGCCGGACGCTTCTCTGCAG tggagGAGTGCCGTGTGGATCAGGAGAACATGCTCATCCCCATCATCGTGGGTGTGGCTCTGGCCGGTCTGGTGCTCATCGTCCTCATCGCGTATCTGATCGGCAGGAAGAGGACACACGCCGGATACCAGACCATCTGA